From the genome of Patescibacteria group bacterium:
TCCAGAGCCACTCCTTGAACGGTCGGGCGGAGTACTGCATCCGCGCTCTACCGTTGCCGTTCAGGCAACAATAGCACCAGCCAGCTTTATTGGTTTGCCCGTATTTTACGGCGTCATCGGGTTTGTCCTGGGTATTGGTATTCTTCCTTATTTAACGCCAGTTGTGGCTTCACTCGCGCTCGTAGCCCTATGGGGAATATGGCGAAGACTATTTGGTGAACGACTTGCTACTCTGGCAACGGTGCTGACTGCTATTCATCCGGCTTATTGGTATTACGCCAGTCGTGGTTTTTATCACAATGTGCTTTTTTTGGCGCTTGTGATTTTTAGTGCTTGGTCCTTTTTTCGTTTTCGAGAGACTAGATACAGCGTGGAGTGGCTGGTGGTGTGCATATTTTTCCTCGTTGGTGCACTGTTTGTCCGCACGGTGGAGGTTTTGTGGCTGTTGCCGTTACTTCTTTGGGTGTTGTGGAAGGAACGAGAGCATTTGCGAATTACCCACGGCATCATTGCCGGGGCGGTGCTCGGCGCATTTCTTTCTTTAGCGTTACTTGGTTTTGCAGTTGTTTACTCGGCGCCGCTCCCAACGGGGTATCATCAGGCGGCGGCGGCAGTGGCATCGAGCGCCAGTGGTGCGTTTATTACCGCCGCTCGATCGATACTACTTCCACTTGGTTTTGACGCCGGGCGCATCATAGCGAACATTTTCAATAACGGGTTTTTACTTTTTCTTCCCTTGTGGCTGTTTGTCGCCATTGGTTTTCGCGCCATGCGCCTTCATGTACCTCGGTTTTATATGGTGGCAATTGGCTGGGTGGGTGCGTGGCTGCTTGTTTATTATGGTAGCTGGTTCATCAATGATTCCGTTGGATTTCAAACGGTAACCGTTAGCACCTCGTTTTCTCGCTATTGGCTGCCGTTGTACGTTATAACAATGCCACTCGTTGCGTTTGGCGTTACGAGCCTTGGTAAGCAGCTCGGTAGATTGCAGCTCGTAGCAGCACTTGGTTGTTTGGCACTTTTTACATTTTCGTTTAGCCTCGTCTACTTTGATCCAATTGAAGGTTTTACCGCTGTGGCGGGCAGGCTTCAAACTTATCGAGCGTTAAGTAGAGAAGTGAATCAGCTGACGACAAGTACCGCAGTCATTGTTAGCGACCGTTCAGACAAAGTTTTTTTCCCGGATCGCCGGGTTATTAGCCCGGGCAGCCTGCCATTCTCAATGTACCCTGAAGTGCTCACCGGTATTGGGGCGGTGGCAGATGTCGTGCCGGTGTATGTGTATGTGCCCCATGAGGTTGACGCTGACACCGTGGCCAGGCTACGAGAGCGGCAAATAGTATTGCAGCCCCCTGTGGCGTTAATGAACGGCGGTTGGTTGTACCCCTTGTTGCGTCTATGATGTCGAAACTAAGCATTGCTGCAGTCGCTTTGCTGGCAGGCCTGTGCCTGTTTGCTGTTGTCGTTGGCCTGGCACCGCGTGGTGCGGCGATATACAGAACGAACCTTTTGAAGCCGTCGGCAAATTTTTCTGATGTGTATCCTCGTGGACGAGTGGCGGTTACTGCCACTGGCGTCGAGCTTCTCGCAGAGCCGGTCTATGTTGATGTACGGGTGCCACGCAGCATGGATGCTGTGGCTGTATGCCTAACTGGCATTCAGAGAGCTGCAATCACGCTCGGCATTCGGCGACAGGGTGGCGCGTGGAATTACGAAACCGTGCCGTATGTCGTTCCGCAAAAGGAAGACGAACAATGCTTTCAGACATTCAGTATGAGCACTGCCGTTTTAGAAGACGGTCGATTGCGTTTGCTTATTTCTGCGCCGGTTACGGCCGGAAAAATTGAATTAACGAATGCAACAGTGCACTTCACCGGCCAGCCGCTTAGCCTGGCGTTGGTGCTACATAAGTTGAATACGACACTGACGGTCATAAAAAGCGCACTATGGTAGAGAATCAAAAACAGTTACTGCGTTCGCTCGTGGGGGCAGCAGTCATTCTGACGTGTACCACCGTTGTAGAGTTGTGGCACCCGGGCCTGGTGCGTCAGGGCCTACCCTTACTGTGGCTTTGGTTTGCTCTCGTGGCTGTCATTCTTGCGGTTGTCTTACGAATCTCCTCAGCCGTACGTATGAACTTTGCTGAGCTTGTACTAGTGAGCCTCTGCGTTGGTGGTATACTGGCTGCAGTGGCTGGTCTAGAAATAGGAATCATCGGGTTTTTAATTTCTTTTGTAACCGCTCTCTTTTTTATATTATGAATGACTCGTGTATTTTTTGCTGCATCATTGCCGGCACAGTGCCAGCGGAAAAGGTTTATGAAGATGAGGGTGTGATTGCTTTTTTGGATATCCACCCAATTCGGCCAGGGCATACCTTGGTTGTACCAAAAGTTCACAGCACGAACCTCCTCGATGCAGAGGCCTCGTCGCTCGCCGCCCTTTCAGCAACCCTCCCTAAATTGGCCAATGCAGTTATCCGTGTCACTGGGTCAACGGGCTGCAATATTGGCATAAACAATGGTGCTTCTGCTGGTCAAACGGCGATGCATTTACATGTGCATGTGATTCCGAGAATTGAAGGGGATGGCCTGGTTTCTTGGGGACATTCTGAGCCGACTTCAGAGGCACTAGCAGATCAGGCCCGCGCCATTCGAGAGGCAATGCATTGACGAAGGTCAATATTTCTGCTATTTTTCAACGTTATTTTCAGCCAGTAAAGAAAAATGCCGCCAAAGAATTCACCAAAGACGCATATCACTAAACCACGAGCGCATCGCTCAAAACTGCATGCTTTTGTTCATCGTCATGCAAAGCGTGGATTTTGGGTGGCGGTGGACCATTTATTTCCACACGCTGGAAATGACTATCGGCCACATCTCATACGGCATCGAACGCTATTTGGCTATAGCATCATACTCATATTGCTCAAAGTTATCGTCATTCTCGGGCCGGTGGCGCTGCCCTCGTCTAGCCTTTATTCGAGTGCCATTACGGCAAAAAATATCATCGCGCTTACGAATCAGGCACGGCGGAATCTTGATTTACCAGATTTGAAGTCAAATGAGCAATTGGCCGAGGCGGCAGCCAGGAAAGCGAATGACATGTTGGAAAACGGCTATTTTGCGCACACCAGCCCCAAAGGCAGAACACCGTGGGATTGGATCAAAGACGTTGGTTATCGCTATCGGCGAGCTGGGGAAAACTTGGCTGTGCACTTCCAGGAGGCGGAAGACGTTCAAGGTGGATGGATGGCTAGCCCAACGCATCGCGCAAACATTGTAAACCCGGTCTACAGTGAAATAGGTATCGGCACCGCAATGGGGGAATTTGAGGGTGTGAAAGCAACCTTTGTGGTGCAAATGTTCGGCACTCCTGCCGTAGAAGCTGCCGAACCAGTTTCCGCACCAGTTGAAAAGCCGAGCATAATTAACGAGAAACGCCTAAGCGTCATTGATCGCAAAAATAAGGTCGATGTCCGAGTAGCGGCGGCTGAGGCGGAAGTGGTCAGCGCTTCTTTGGCCTATGTCAGCACTGATTTGATTCGGGAAGGAACGGCAGACGAGTGGAAAGGGTCGATTCAGTATGAGCCTGGCACATTGCCTGCCACTGGAGAGCCGCTACTCATTACTGCCGCTAAAGCTGGATTTCCTCCCGAAACAAAGGCGGTGGCGCTCATTGCTCCTGACGCCTCGATTCAGAAGTTCTTCATCTTTAATGAAGGATCCGATAAGTACAGTTCGTTTTTTAGTGGCTTAGTTAAGGTTGGCAATCTGAATGATAAGGTTCGTGAGTTTTACCTCGGTTTCGTAGTATTTCTATCTGCCGGTGTGCTTATGTATATGTTCACCTCTCGACTAAAGATTCGCCACCCTTCGATGCTCAGCCATTCTTTGGCTGTTGTTGTTTTGGCTGTATTTCTACTCGTTGTTTAGTTATCAACAGGGTGGGTTAAGCAGTTATCCACAGTTTTTTACAATAAGTTAGTTACAATTTTTCCCTACTTTTAAGTCTATTTACCTCGCTTTACTTGACATTTTCAAATAAAGCTTCTAATGTGTGTAAGTTAGAGATGGGATGTATTTACGAAAGGTCTCTAAGCATAAATTCAAATATCTGTAAGCCAATGCGCTTACCTACGGCTAAAGGGAGAGGGATTTAGAAGGGCTTCAACGAAGCCGACGAGAAAAAAATAAAAATACATAAAACATCGCACCCGTTCGCGTCACTCAAGATTAGCGTGCTTTTTTGTGCGCTTTCACCTTCCATTATTTGCACATACCTTGTTTATATTAGTTTGATGTTTTATGTATAAACTTTTTAGCGCTTTAACAAATCGAGTTACGTCGGTGGTCAGTTCGGAAGGCCCGAATTTTATACTAGGTTCTCAAACACGAACTCGCCTGCGACGGGGCAGCGCGTTCTTTACGAGTGCCACCATGCTGCTCGCGCTTGTTGCGCCGGGCGGTGCTTTGCTGTTGCCAACGCACGTTGCGAATGCTGCGGACGTACCGGTGCAGATTTTCTACGATAATTTTGAAAGAGCAAACCAGTGGACAGTGCAGGAGACTGGTGGAAATCAGCCAAAGAGGAATTATGCGGAGAGTGTATTCACTGGTGCGCCATTCACCGACATGTTTGTTGGGGTTGATGATGCACCAGCTGACCCAAACACTCATGGCAAAGGTTACTTTTTTGAGGGATCTACGAATAAAGATCCAGATGACAACGCCGGTCGGGAGATTGCAACCATGGGCTACGCTCAGCTTACCGTGCAATATACACTGAAGACGAAGTTAGCTCCTGGCAGCCGATTCAGTGTTCAGTATATGTTGGACGACGATGCGGCATCGACCGTGGTACTACCTGATGTAACGGTATCGCAAGAACGCACGGTCATGAGCTT
Proteins encoded in this window:
- a CDS encoding glycosyltransferase family 39 protein; the protein is MKLSPRITDSVVPVTIAIVAFALYAFFPWATSRDTMLRFNSPDETANYLFSERLATGMGLSIPEPLLERSGGVLHPRSTVAVQATIAPASFIGLPVFYGVIGFVLGIGILPYLTPVVASLALVALWGIWRRLFGERLATLATVLTAIHPAYWYYASRGFYHNVLFLALVIFSAWSFFRFRETRYSVEWLVVCIFFLVGALFVRTVEVLWLLPLLLWVLWKEREHLRITHGIIAGAVLGAFLSLALLGFAVVYSAPLPTGYHQAAAAVASSASGAFITAARSILLPLGFDAGRIIANIFNNGFLLFLPLWLFVAIGFRAMRLHVPRFYMVAIGWVGAWLLVYYGSWFINDSVGFQTVTVSTSFSRYWLPLYVITMPLVAFGVTSLGKQLGRLQLVAALGCLALFTFSFSLVYFDPIEGFTAVAGRLQTYRALSREVNQLTTSTAVIVSDRSDKVFFPDRRVISPGSLPFSMYPEVLTGIGAVADVVPVYVYVPHEVDADTVARLRERQIVLQPPVALMNGGWLYPLLRL
- a CDS encoding CAP domain-containing protein; protein product: MPPKNSPKTHITKPRAHRSKLHAFVHRHAKRGFWVAVDHLFPHAGNDYRPHLIRHRTLFGYSIILILLKVIVILGPVALPSSSLYSSAITAKNIIALTNQARRNLDLPDLKSNEQLAEAAARKANDMLENGYFAHTSPKGRTPWDWIKDVGYRYRRAGENLAVHFQEAEDVQGGWMASPTHRANIVNPVYSEIGIGTAMGEFEGVKATFVVQMFGTPAVEAAEPVSAPVEKPSIINEKRLSVIDRKNKVDVRVAAAEAEVVSASLAYVSTDLIREGTADEWKGSIQYEPGTLPATGEPLLITAAKAGFPPETKAVALIAPDASIQKFFIFNEGSDKYSSFFSGLVKVGNLNDKVREFYLGFVVFLSAGVLMYMFTSRLKIRHPSMLSHSLAVVVLAVFLLVV
- a CDS encoding HIT family protein; this encodes MNDSCIFCCIIAGTVPAEKVYEDEGVIAFLDIHPIRPGHTLVVPKVHSTNLLDAEASSLAALSATLPKLANAVIRVTGSTGCNIGINNGASAGQTAMHLHVHVIPRIEGDGLVSWGHSEPTSEALADQARAIREAMH